From Camelina sativa cultivar DH55 chromosome 20, Cs, whole genome shotgun sequence, the proteins below share one genomic window:
- the LOC104772507 gene encoding uncharacterized protein LOC104772507 gives MAQEPGEPIASFLHRFKEKLTKVNVPEDAAMAAFRKGLIPGSPLRKDLNIREPKDLDDALHRAFRFALDEEEEPRIAAKTNDEQPLHPPKAKNRVEYHVPRRHHEPQDRKKGVIHAVSKVDGQEKQPSDPKELYCDFHMYPGHSTQECVHLKNYLYAKYLSGEVEATYQPKSARGGRGRRGGWRGGRSNRGRGAGSGRGYGGPPNADQQLANQAPMNHQEEAPQVDELPGPPKRQRGQNPERVNSPPRGRITMILGPPEDCADSVRALKKRARQVCALKTAPSEPSLCSDPISFTSEDAKGIQHPHSDPLVIQVSMGDFDVERVLIDTRSTVNVFCWQTLEKMGVIPDQLKPETHTLTGYDEVAKMSMGDVKLQVRAGGVTRKTKFAVVDAPPIYNAILGVPWIYAMQAVPSTYHLCLKFPTTTGICTLYSDQRVARVCSVIEKKLRKTEAA, from the coding sequence ATGGCCCAGGAACCGGGGGAACCCATCGCCAGTTTCTTGCACAGATTCAAGGAGAAACTGACAAAGGTCAACGTCCCGGAGGATGCAGCAATGGCAGCCTTCAGAAAGGGCCTGATCCCTGGATCACCGTTACGGAAGGATCTCAACATCCGGGAACCCAAAGATCTCGATGACGCGCTGCATCGAGCCTTCAGATTCGCACTCGACGAAGAGGAGGAACCTCGAATAGCCGCAAAAACCAATGACGAACAACCGTTGCACCCCCCTAAGGCTAAAAACCGGGTCGAATACCACGTACCCCGCAGGCACCACGAGCCTCAGGATCGAAAAAAGGGCGTCATCCACGCAGTCTCCAAGGTGGACGGCCAAGAGAAGCAGCCGTCTGACCCGAAGGAACTCTACTGCGATTTTCACATGTACCCCGGTCACTCTACACAAGAGTGCGTCCACCTGAAGAACTACCTGTACGCAAAGTATCTCTCTGGCGAAGTCGAAGCTACTTATCAGCCAAAAAGCGCCCGTGGAGGCAGAGGTCGCCGAGGGGGATGGCGCGGAGGACGATCTAACCGAGGCCGTGGTGCAGGCAGCGGACGGGGCTATGGTGGACCACCTAACGCAGACCAACAGCTGGCCAACCAAGCACCCATGAATCACCAGGAAGAAGCGCCCCAGGTAGACGAACTACCTGGCCCTCCCAAGCGACAGAGGGGGCAAAACCCGGAGCGGGTCAATTCCCCTCCCCGTGGACGAATAACCATGATACTTGGTCCACCAGAGGACTGCGCAGACTCCGTTCGCGCACTAAAGAAGAGGGCACGACAAGTTTGCGCCCTCAAAACTGCTCCGAGCGAGCCTTCACTCTGTTCGGATCCGATATCATTCACTTCAGAGGACGCCAAAGGGATCCAACACCCCCACTCAGACCCTTTGGTTATCCAAGTCTCGATGGGTGACTTCGACGTCGAACGAGTCCTGATTGACACTAGGAGCACCGTCAACGTATTCTGCTGGCAAACGCTAGAAAAAATGGGCGTCATACCAGACCAACTGAAGCCCGAAACTCATACACTAACGGGCTATGACGAGGTCGCCAAGATGTCGATGGGCGACGTAAAGCTACAAGTACGAGCTGGCGGAGTGACCCGGAAGACTAAGTTCGCAGTCGTTGATGCACCACCAATCTACAACGCTATTTTGGGGGTACCATGGATATACGCGATGCAGGCCGTACCATCGACCTaccacctctgcctcaaattcccaACTACCACAGGAATTTGCACACTTTACAGCGACCAGAGGGTGGCCAGAGTCTGCTCTGTTATCGaaaagaagctgaggaagacgGAGGccgcatag